The genomic window GAGCGCGCTGGCGCTATCGCATCATAGCTAAAAAAGGTACTAAGTGCGATCTTGGCAGACAAACCGAGATAAACCGTTTAAAATTGCCTCAAATCTACTTTAGGACAGCCTGTGTCTCAAATTATCTCAAAAGTTTTGTAAATCGAGTTAACGGCCCTCAAAATTATGGCTGTAACAATAGTAAATTGAAGCTTTAAACATTTTGACTGGCGTTGTTTTTTTTAGTTTTTCCGCCCATAATCTCTATAAAAATTCACAAATATATAAGTAGCTGCGAGGTTAATTGACAATCCGAGAAAAATAAAGTTTACTGGATTTTTTTATAACTTCTTTTAGCACCCTGTCTCAAGCCGCCGCGAAAATTAATTCACATCCTATGTCTATGAAAACTTTACTAGGAGAGCGACAAATGAAACTTGAGCATATCTATGAGTTTTTTCGCCATCGTCCTCCAACTTATTTAGGTCAAGAACTTGCAGTATGTTATGTTCTTTCCGTTTTAGTTGAAAAAGAATCTTACGGTACAGAGCTTATTACCATGCTTGAAACCGAGCATCCACGCTATCGCCTGTCTGACACAGTTTTGTATAGCGCCATTAAGTTTCTAGAAGACGAAAAAGCCATTACTGGTTACTGGAAAAAAGTCCTTGGGCGAGGTCGCCCCAGGAGAATGTATCAAATTAGTCCCCAGTGGCAAACCCAATCTCAAGACTTGGCTCGTCTTTGGCGAGAATATATCATTACTAACCCAGGGTAGCCAATAATAAAGAAGTTGGTATGAGTTTTAACCCCAATAGCCGTGAATACTGCTACTATTCCCTCACTTTTTGTCTTGACTTTGGTGTTAGCAACGGGCTTGTTTTTCTTTATCCGAGCCTCTGCTAAAGATCGTACTGAGCAAATAGAATTAATTTCTCAGCAACCGGAAGCAACTCTCATGGCTCAATTACAACAGTATTTTGACATTCGAGCCTACCGCGTTGCCAGTATAGATAAAGAAAATAACTCTGTTACTTTTACGGGTATGGTTAGACCTAGTATTTTTCTAGCAATGCTTCTAACCATCCTCGCCAGTGCGGGTATTCTCAGCTTAGTCTTAGCTTTGTCGCTCCTGTTTCCCAACTTAGGTAAAGTTTTTTTGTTATTGGTGCTTGCGTCCCCGGCGGCGGGTATTTTTTATTGGAAAAAAGCTGGTCGCATCGAACAAGTATCTCTAAAATTGCAACCTACAAGCAGTCAGAATGTGACTATTTGGATCAAAGCTCACCGCGATGAAATTCTTGAACTTCGACAGGCTATTCCTTTGACCGAGGTAGGCGATCGCGAATAAATATTTATTGTCCAAAAAATTACCCCACCCAAACTAGAGGCTTGAGTAGGGTTAAAATTTGACTAAAACTAACGATTCACACCCTGGTATTTCTGTTAAAAAACCTCATAAATAATTGTTTAAAGGATTTATAGCCGA from Synechocystis sp. PCC 7509 includes these protein-coding regions:
- a CDS encoding PadR family transcriptional regulator, which codes for MSMKTLLGERQMKLEHIYEFFRHRPPTYLGQELAVCYVLSVLVEKESYGTELITMLETEHPRYRLSDTVLYSAIKFLEDEKAITGYWKKVLGRGRPRRMYQISPQWQTQSQDLARLWREYIITNPG
- a CDS encoding cofactor assembly of complex C subunit B translates to MNTATIPSLFVLTLVLATGLFFFIRASAKDRTEQIELISQQPEATLMAQLQQYFDIRAYRVASIDKENNSVTFTGMVRPSIFLAMLLTILASAGILSLVLALSLLFPNLGKVFLLLVLASPAAGIFYWKKAGRIEQVSLKLQPTSSQNVTIWIKAHRDEILELRQAIPLTEVGDRE